Proteins found in one Mycteria americana isolate JAX WOST 10 ecotype Jacksonville Zoo and Gardens chromosome 8, USCA_MyAme_1.0, whole genome shotgun sequence genomic segment:
- the NOB1 gene encoding RNA-binding protein NOB1, translated as MGRVGMARVAHVVADTGAFLSAAPLQDIAQNLYTVPEVLAEIRDRPTRRRLAALPCELRLRRPRPDILRLVTDFSKKTGDYPSLSAADLQVLALTCQLQAETDGPGCLRWEPQDKVRLSSTPRHPEAPLHLAGFHLPAKHKRPGKGQRQPSPERSAVPSESDEFSSFLYWRAPLPSIEEELQELLKAQAISVSPETTEEHQSSEDGASAEEEEDEEESDDEGWITPSNLKQVQQDTGHCDTAPAGVQVGCVTTDFAMQNVLLQMGLHVLAVNGMLIRQARSYILRCHGCFKTTSDMTKVFCPHCGNKTLKKVAVSVSDDGSLHMHFSRNPKVLNPRGLRYPLPAPKGGKHANNPHLVEDQPFPQQRLSRKARQKTNVFDPDYIAGVSPFAENDIYSRAANLQIRDAALGAGRRRLNPNAVTKKFVKRR; from the exons ATGGGGCGCGTGGGCATGGCGCGCGTGGCGCACGTCGTGGCCGACACCGGCGCCTTCCTCAGCGCCGCCCCGCTGCAG GACATCGCGCAGAACCTGTACACCGTGCCCGAGGTGCTGGCCGAGATCCGCGACAGGCCGACGCGCCGCCGCCTGGCCGCGCTGCCCTGCGAGCTGCGCCTCCGCCGCCCGCGGCCCGACATCCTGCGCCTCG TGACCGACTTCTCCAAGAAGACCGGGGACTACCCCAGCCTCTCGGCCGCCGACCTGCAGGTGCTCGCCCTCACCTGCCAGCTGCAGGCCGAGACCGACGGCCCCGGCTGCCTGCGCTGGGAGCCCCAGGACAAG GTGCGGCTCAGCTCCACCCCGCGGCACCCCGAGGCCCCCCTGCACCTCGCCGGCTTCCATCTGCCCGCCAAG CACAAGCGCCCGGGGAAAGGCCAGCGTCAGCCCAGCCCCGAGAGGAGCGCGGTCCCATCTGAGAGCGACGAGTTCAGCTCCTTCCTGTACTGGCGAGCCCCCCTGCCCAGCATcgaggaggagctgcaggagctgctg AAAGCTCAAGCCATCTCCGTTAGCCCAGAGACCACTGAGGAGCACCAGAGCTCTGAGGATGGGGCcagtgctgaggaagaggaggacgaggaggagagTGACGACGAGGGTTGGATAACACCCAGCAACCTCAAGCAGGTCCAGCAGGACACGGGGCACTGTGACACTGCTCCCGCTGGCGTCCAGGTCGGCTGCGTCACCACTGACTTTGCCATGCAG AACGTGCTGCTGCAGATGGGCCTCCACGTGCTGGCGGTGAACGGCATGCTGATCCGCCAGGCCAGGAGCTACATCCTCCGCTGCCACGGCTGCTTCAA GACCACTTCGGACATGACCAAGGTTTTCTGTCCCCACTGCGGTAACAAGACCCTGAAGAAGGTCGCAGTGAGCGTGAGCGATGACGGGAGCCTCCACATGCATTTCTCCCGCAACCCCAAGGTGCTGAACCCCCGAGGGCTCAGG TACCCACTGCCGGCCCCAAAAGGAGGGAAGCACGCGAACAACCCTCACCTGGTGGAAGACCAGCCCTTCCCACAGCAGCGACTGTCCCGCAAGGCCAGGCAGAAGACCAACGTCTTTGACCCCGACTACATCGCCGGAGTCTCACCCTTTGCGGAAAACGACATCTACAGCCGCGCGGCCAATCTGCAAATCCGGGACGCGGCCCTGGGCGCTGGCAGGAGGCGCCTGAACCCCAACGCCGTGACAAAGAAGTTTGTGAAGAGAAGGTGA